The following are encoded together in the Poseidonibacter lekithochrous genome:
- a CDS encoding ATP-binding protein codes for MYNDKFNLICESINSGILLLDKDLNVKLWNRWLEIHTKIKVEEIIDKNIVDFYPNINIKILKRKVKTSLKLNSSTFYNTEQNRFLFDVKLNKITDSIFYNMQQSITISPFDLEEEIAIVYVYDTTLLSQTNYKLEKAKKELENKNIQLEEKHDEIERIINALTEGIIISDENFICRNVNLLGMSLLGYENKNEIIGKPLLDLIANDSKDLVLINLNHDELRTYEINFQKKDGSSFPAFASGQSILLDNKKRRISTIIDISNLKEKDRLLARQAKMADMGQMIANIAHQWRQPLSIICTTASGMKLYKELDRLTDDFFNESVDQIVHTTNHLSQTIDDFKNFIKDDKEKRVFSLQDIIQKDLTLLDGIIKTHHIQIHIENNSEDIVLKGYPNELIQAIVNIISNAKDALIEKNIEDKKIFIELNKDDKYGYLKIYDNAKGVENKIIDKLFEPYFSTKHNAQGTGLGLFMTHRIINDSMEGSIEVKNIAYKKENSSYSGACFTIKLPLLNK; via the coding sequence ATGTACAACGATAAATTTAATCTAATCTGCGAAAGTATTAATAGTGGTATTTTATTACTTGATAAAGACCTAAATGTTAAATTATGGAATAGATGGCTTGAAATTCATACAAAAATAAAAGTTGAAGAAATCATAGATAAAAATATAGTTGATTTTTATCCTAATATAAATATAAAGATTTTAAAAAGAAAAGTAAAAACAAGTCTAAAACTAAACTCATCTACTTTTTACAATACAGAACAAAATAGGTTTTTATTTGATGTAAAACTAAATAAAATCACAGACTCTATTTTTTATAATATGCAACAAAGTATCACTATTTCTCCTTTTGATTTAGAAGAAGAAATTGCAATTGTTTATGTTTATGATACTACTTTATTAAGCCAAACAAATTATAAACTTGAAAAAGCAAAAAAAGAGTTAGAAAATAAAAATATCCAATTAGAAGAAAAACATGATGAAATTGAAAGAATTATTAATGCCCTAACAGAGGGAATTATAATCTCTGATGAAAACTTCATATGTAGAAACGTTAATCTTTTAGGAATGTCTTTACTTGGTTATGAAAACAAAAATGAAATTATTGGGAAACCCTTATTAGATTTAATTGCTAATGACAGTAAGGATTTAGTATTAATTAATTTAAACCATGATGAATTAAGAACATATGAAATTAACTTTCAGAAAAAAGATGGTTCTTCTTTTCCTGCATTTGCAAGTGGGCAGTCAATTTTATTAGATAATAAAAAAAGAAGAATTTCTACAATTATTGATATCTCTAACTTAAAAGAAAAAGATAGATTATTAGCAAGACAAGCAAAAATGGCTGATATGGGTCAAATGATTGCAAATATAGCACATCAATGGAGACAGCCACTAAGTATTATCTGTACAACGGCTAGTGGTATGAAACTATATAAAGAACTAGACAGATTAACAGATGATTTTTTTAATGAATCAGTGGATCAAATAGTTCATACAACAAATCACTTATCACAAACTATTGATGACTTTAAAAACTTTATTAAAGATGATAAAGAAAAAAGAGTATTTTCCCTACAAGATATTATTCAAAAAGACTTAACACTACTAGATGGAATAATAAAAACACATCATATTCAAATTCATATAGAGAATAATTCTGAAGATATTGTACTAAAAGGTTATCCAAATGAGTTAATTCAAGCAATTGTTAATATAATTTCAAATGCAAAAGATGCTTTAATAGAAAAAAATATCGAAGATAAAAAAATATTTATAGAATTAAATAAAGATGATAAATATGGATATTTAAAAATTTATGATAATGCAAAAGGTGTTGAAAATAAAATTATTGACAAATTATTTGAGCCATATTTTTCCACAAAACATAATGCACAAGGTACGGGATTAGGGCTTTTCATGACTCATAGAATTATAAATGACAGTATGGAAGGTTCAATAGAAGTTAAAAATATTGCATATAAAAAAGAAAATTCAAGTTACAGCGGAGCTTGTTTTACTATTAAATTACCCTTGTTAAATAAGTAG
- the groL gene encoding chaperonin GroEL (60 kDa chaperone family; promotes refolding of misfolded polypeptides especially under stressful conditions; forms two stacked rings of heptamers to form a barrel-shaped 14mer; ends can be capped by GroES; misfolded proteins enter the barrel where they are refolded when GroES binds), translating to MAKEVLFSDAARNSLYSGVEKLADAVKVTMGPRGRNVLLQKAFGAPTITKDGVSVAREIELADTLENMGAQLVKEVASKTADEAGDGTTTATVLAHSVFKEGLRNVTAGANPIILKRGMDKATEAILVELKAASKVVANKTEIEQVATISANSDTAIGAMIAEAMDKVGKDGVITVEEAKGISDELDVVEGMQFDRGYLSPYFVTNTEKMTTEMENPFILLCEKKISNLKEMLPILEAVNQTGRPLLIISEDVEGEALSTLVVNRLRGSLNIAAVKAPGFGDRRKAMLEDIAVLTAGTVVSEEMGMKLETAGMEVLGTAARVVIDKDNTTIVNGSGEADKVLGRVNQIKAEIESTTSEYDKEKLQERLAKLSGGVAVIKVGAASETEMKEKKDRVDDALSATRAAVEEGIVIGGGAALIRAAAKVSLELDGDEAIGADIVLRAIKAPLKQIATNAGFDAGVVANEVEKASNENFGFNAASGEYVDMFEAGIVDPAKVERVAMQNAVSVASLLLTTEATVTDIKADTPAAPAMPDMGGMPGMGGMGM from the coding sequence ATGGCAAAAGAAGTATTATTTAGTGATGCAGCTAGAAATTCATTATATTCTGGTGTTGAAAAATTAGCAGATGCTGTTAAAGTTACAATGGGACCAAGAGGTAGAAACGTATTATTACAAAAAGCATTTGGTGCTCCTACAATTACAAAAGATGGTGTTTCAGTTGCAAGAGAAATCGAATTAGCTGACACTTTAGAAAATATGGGTGCTCAATTAGTAAAAGAAGTTGCTTCTAAAACTGCTGATGAAGCAGGTGATGGAACTACAACTGCTACAGTTTTAGCTCACTCTGTATTCAAAGAGGGATTAAGAAACGTTACTGCTGGTGCAAATCCAATTATCTTAAAAAGAGGTATGGATAAAGCTACTGAAGCTATCTTAGTTGAATTAAAAGCTGCATCTAAAGTTGTTGCTAATAAAACTGAAATTGAGCAAGTTGCTACTATTTCTGCTAACTCTGACACTGCTATTGGTGCAATGATTGCTGAAGCTATGGATAAAGTTGGAAAAGATGGTGTTATTACTGTTGAAGAAGCTAAAGGTATTTCTGACGAATTAGACGTAGTTGAAGGTATGCAATTTGACAGAGGTTACTTATCTCCTTACTTTGTAACTAATACTGAAAAAATGACTACTGAAATGGAAAATCCATTTATTTTATTATGTGAGAAAAAAATCTCTAACTTAAAAGAAATGTTACCAATTTTAGAAGCTGTTAATCAAACTGGAAGACCTTTATTAATTATTTCAGAAGATGTTGAAGGTGAAGCACTTTCTACATTAGTTGTAAATAGATTAAGAGGATCATTAAACATTGCTGCTGTTAAAGCTCCAGGTTTTGGTGATAGAAGAAAAGCAATGTTAGAAGACATCGCTGTATTAACTGCAGGAACTGTTGTTTCTGAAGAGATGGGAATGAAATTAGAAACTGCTGGTATGGAAGTTCTAGGAACTGCTGCTAGAGTTGTAATTGATAAAGATAACACTACAATCGTAAATGGTTCTGGTGAAGCTGATAAAGTATTAGGAAGAGTTAATCAAATCAAAGCTGAAATTGAATCAACTACTTCTGAGTATGATAAAGAAAAATTACAAGAAAGATTAGCAAAACTTTCTGGTGGGGTTGCAGTTATTAAAGTAGGTGCTGCTTCTGAAACAGAAATGAAAGAGAAAAAAGACAGAGTTGATGATGCATTATCTGCAACAAGAGCTGCTGTTGAAGAAGGTATTGTTATTGGTGGTGGAGCTGCATTAATTAGAGCTGCTGCTAAAGTATCTTTAGAATTAGATGGTGACGAAGCAATTGGTGCTGATATTGTACTAAGAGCTATTAAAGCACCTTTAAAACAAATTGCTACAAATGCTGGTTTTGATGCTGGTGTTGTTGCAAATGAAGTTGAAAAAGCTTCAAATGAAAACTTCGGATTTAATGCTGCAAGTGGAGAATATGTTGATATGTTCGAAGCAGGTATTGTTGATCCTGCTAAAGTTGAAAGAGTTGCAATGCAAAATGCTGTATCTGTTGCGTCTTTATTATTAACAACTGAAGCTACTGTAACTGATATTAAAGCTGATACTCCAGCTGCTCCTGCTATGCCTGATATGGGTGGAATGCCAGGAATGGGTGGTATGGGAATGTAA
- a CDS encoding chemotaxis protein CheC, giving the protein MNYNIQLNEDERDCLQELMNIAYGSASSAIADIIDAFATLAIPNIKVIDVKKLKEYLNNQLDGSDYFVCSQLINGDFNGENLFIVNKESATNMTKEFDLVHDGELSNEEISDVVLEITNILSSTTISSLISEMNSYATFAPPSITVIKDANELEDNMIENYGQVIIIATELKFAEQNIHGQLLMLATDESILYIKKAINKILDEF; this is encoded by the coding sequence TATTCAATTAAATGAAGATGAAAGAGATTGTCTTCAAGAATTAATGAATATTGCTTATGGTTCAGCTAGTTCAGCAATTGCAGATATTATAGATGCTTTTGCTACATTAGCAATACCAAATATTAAAGTTATTGATGTAAAAAAACTAAAAGAATATTTGAATAATCAACTAGATGGTTCAGATTATTTTGTATGTTCACAATTAATAAATGGTGACTTTAATGGAGAAAACCTTTTTATTGTAAATAAAGAATCTGCTACAAATATGACAAAAGAGTTTGATTTAGTTCATGATGGTGAATTATCAAATGAAGAAATAAGTGATGTTGTTTTGGAAATTACAAATATATTATCATCAACAACTATTAGTTCTCTTATAAGTGAAATGAACTCTTATGCAACTTTTGCACCTCCCTCAATTACTGTAATTAAAGATGCTAATGAACTTGAAGATAATATGATTGAAAATTATGGTCAAGTGATTATTATTGCAACTGAATTAAAATTTGCAGAACAAAATATTCATGGGCAATTATTAATGCTAGCAACTGATGAATCAATTTTATATATTAAAAAAGCTATAAATAAAATTTTAGACGAGTTTTAA
- a CDS encoding AraC family transcriptional regulator encodes MKRDTKHQRAQIVNKTLNYIYRYINTDISLDELAKLNSVSKYHFHRIFKEETDENIFEKITSIRLQKAANLLITDNYSTITNIANSCGYASHTSFIKAFKKRFTYTPSQWRKGAFKNFTKNKFDINEETIKNFEGLEPKIKVIPQKTCAYIRLKGYNEANLIKVWQRLLAFEYQSDLKNSTQIGIYHDSTIMIPYDECNYIAALEVDDNFESTNSISKLKIYESLCAVFHYEGKYGDIERLMIYIYQYWMPNSGYEVVTLPAYAVFSKNHYLEENDTFSLDFYVPIRVV; translated from the coding sequence ATGAAAAGAGATACAAAACACCAAAGAGCACAAATAGTAAATAAAACTTTAAACTATATATATAGATATATTAATACAGATATTTCTTTAGATGAACTAGCAAAATTAAATAGTGTTAGTAAATACCATTTTCATAGAATATTTAAAGAAGAAACAGACGAGAATATTTTTGAAAAAATCACTTCGATCAGGCTTCAAAAGGCAGCAAACCTTCTTATTACTGATAATTATTCAACAATCACTAATATTGCTAACTCTTGTGGTTATGCTTCTCACACTTCATTTATTAAAGCATTTAAAAAACGTTTTACATACACTCCTAGTCAATGGAGAAAAGGTGCTTTTAAAAACTTTACTAAAAACAAATTCGATATAAATGAAGAAACAATAAAAAATTTTGAGGGTTTAGAACCAAAAATAAAAGTTATCCCACAAAAGACATGTGCATATATTAGATTAAAAGGTTATAACGAAGCAAATCTTATAAAAGTATGGCAAAGACTATTGGCATTTGAATATCAAAGTGATCTAAAAAATAGTACGCAAATTGGAATTTACCATGATAGTACTATTATGATTCCATATGATGAGTGTAATTATATTGCAGCACTTGAAGTTGATGATAATTTTGAGTCTACTAACTCAATAAGTAAATTAAAGATTTATGAGTCTTTATGTGCAGTTTTTCATTATGAAGGCAAATATGGAGATATAGAAAGACTTATGATATATATTTATCAATATTGGATGCCAAATAGTGGATATGAAGTTGTAACTTTACCTGCATATGCAGTATTTTCTAAAAACCACTATTTAGAAGAGAATGATACTTTTAGTTTAGATTTTTATGTTCCAATTAGAGTTGTTTAG